The following proteins come from a genomic window of Rhizobium sp. 007:
- a CDS encoding GntR family transcriptional regulator: MDESTTASASGAEGHQGRLSDYVYESLKDQLTRGAYSPGKKLPIRTVAETLGVGSTPAREAINRLVFEGALVMSGPKTVIVPYLDLAGLYEVTQMRLALEGLAAEKGAASATDETVETLLKLQEKISLSLDEKRYRDALHVNKEFHFTIYRLCGMPHLLSTIEALWLRVGSSFHDLYPEFAEQRYGVHNHMVAIEALAEGEASFVRAAMENDIRDGYRRLKKAAMSRVGHRAAPSG, from the coding sequence ATGGACGAAAGTACAACTGCGAGTGCTTCTGGTGCGGAAGGCCACCAGGGGCGGCTCAGCGATTATGTCTATGAATCGCTCAAGGATCAGCTCACCCGAGGCGCTTACAGCCCCGGCAAGAAGCTGCCGATCCGCACTGTCGCCGAGACATTGGGCGTCGGGTCTACTCCGGCGCGCGAAGCGATCAATCGACTGGTCTTCGAAGGCGCCTTGGTGATGTCGGGTCCGAAGACCGTCATCGTTCCCTATCTCGATCTTGCGGGGCTTTATGAGGTGACGCAGATGCGGCTTGCCCTCGAGGGGCTTGCGGCCGAAAAAGGTGCCGCCAGCGCAACCGACGAAACCGTCGAAACTCTTTTGAAATTACAGGAGAAAATCAGTCTTTCCCTCGACGAGAAGCGCTACAGGGATGCGCTACACGTCAATAAAGAGTTTCATTTTACCATCTATCGTCTTTGTGGCATGCCGCATCTTCTCTCGACGATCGAAGCTTTATGGCTGCGTGTCGGATCATCCTTCCACGATCTCTATCCGGAATTTGCCGAGCAGCGATACGGCGTCCACAACCACATGGTCGCCATCGAGGCGCTGGCCGAGGGTGAGGCGTCTTTCGTGCGAGCGGCCATGGAAAATGACATTCGCGACGGCTACAGGCGCCTCAAGAAGGCGGCCATGTCGCGCGT